In the Athene noctua chromosome 21, bAthNoc1.hap1.1, whole genome shotgun sequence genome, one interval contains:
- the ATOH7 gene encoding transcription factor ATOH7, translated as MKTCKSSHLDSGVESDIQCRSAPGCVVKCSSERMESAAKRRLAANARERRRMQGLNTAFDRLRKVVPQWGQDKKLSKYETLQMALSYIMALTRILAEAERYSTEREWISLHCEHFHPESYHHYTAQKVAADSDPYAQRIFSYHPEHFQIAN; from the coding sequence ATGAAAACCTGTAAATCCAGTCATTTGGATTCAGGCGTCGAATCAGACATCCAGTGCAGAAGTGCACCAGGCTGTGTCGTGAAGTGCAGTTCGGAAAGGATGGAGAGTGCTGCGAAGAGAAGACTGGCTGCCAATGCCAGGGAGAGAAGACGGATGCAAGGACTGAACACAGCCTTTGATCGTTTGAGAAAGGTGGTTCCACAGTGGGGTCAAGATAAGAAGCTGTCCAAGTATGAGACCCTTCAGATGGCTCTGAGTTATATCATGGCTCTCACTAGAATACTTGCCGAAGCAGAAAGATACAGTACTGAAAGAGAATGGATTAGCCTTCACTGTGAACACTTTCATCCGGAGAGCTACCACCATTACACAGCACAAAAAGTGGCAGCAGACAGTGATCCTTACGCACAGCGAATATTCAGCTATCACCCCGAACACTTTCAAATAGCTAATTAG